CTCAACGGCACTCCGTTCAAGAGCGTGGTGCTGCGCCTGCTCGGCGCGAAGATCGGCAAGCGGGTCTTCGACGACGGGGCGTCGTTCCCGGAAAAGAGCTTCGTCACCGTCGGCGACTACGCCACGCTGAACGCGTCCAGCGGCGCGCAGACGCACTCACAGGAGGACGGCGCTTTCAAGTCCGCGAAGACCGTGGTGGGCGCGGGCGTCACACTGGGCGTCGCCTCCTTCGTGCACTACGGCGTGACGATCGGCGACGGCGTGCTGTTGGCCGCGGACTCGTTCCTGATGAAGGGGGAGCAGGTACCGGCCGGCGAGTACTGGGCGGGCAACCCCGCGCAGCCCGCGGACCCGTTCCTGACGTGGCCGGAGCCGGTTGCCCTGCCCGCCACGACCGTGGACGCGCCCGAGCCCGTCCAACTGGCGCTCCAGGTCGAGATGGTGCCCACCCACCCGCCGGCGCCCGACCGGCCCGCGGCGCCCTCCCGCGGCCGCCTGGTCCTGCTCCTCTACAGCATCGTGCTGGCCCTCGGTGGGGTGTTTCTGCTCGCCGAACCCGGCTGGGACCTCGCCTGGCGCAGCGCGGGTGCGCTGGCCCTCGTCGTGGCCGCCGGTCTGGACGCCGCGATGCTCCGCCGCGCCGCGGCAGTCAGAGCCGCCGCACCAGCGGCACAACTGACCGACGCTCCTCGTTGAGTCCGCCGGCGACCGACCGCACCGGTCTCAGCGGCGGTTTGCCGGGCGCCCGCGCCGCGCCCGCGGTCGCGCGGCGGCGATCCGGCGTCGATGCTCACGAATGTCGCCGTCCGGCCGCGCCCACGCGCTGGGCATGGCGAGCACCTCGAAGTCGGCCACGCCGGCGATGATCGCGGGATCGGCGGCAGCCAGGCGGAGCACCTCGGCCTCGTCGGCGGCCTGCACCACCGCCAACCCGTACACGCCTTCCTCGGTCGACACCGGACCGGCGACCACCACGTGACCCCCGTCGAACAAGCCGGCCCAGTAGGTGAGGTGCTCGGCCATCACGTCGCGCACTTCGACCGAACCCGCGACCGCACGCGGAATCAGTCGGTACACGAAATGACGGGCCACAGCCACCGGCGCCTCCTGCTGTTGCACGCATCCTCGTCCGGCCGGGTATGACGGAGGTCAAACGCTCACCCGTTCGTGGGCAACGGGCGGTAGTCATACCTTCATCGGACTGAAACAGTCCGCGTCGGCCGTCCCGGCACGCTGCGCACGTACGTTCGCCCGAACTGTGGGTCGGAGGATCCTGTGGCCATCCGCGTCGCCGTCGAACACCGCACCGTCTACCGGTTCGATCGACCCACCGACATCGGTCCGCACCTGGTCCGACTGCGCCCGGCGCCACACTGCCGCACGTCGATCACCGGATACTCGCTGCGCGTCTCTCCCGCCGAGCACTTCGTGAATTGGCAGCAGGACGTCTACGGAAACCACGCCGCGCGCCTGGTCTTCACGCAGCCGGCGACCGAACTGTCGATCACCGTGGACCTGGTGGCCGATCTCAGCCCCATCAATCCCTTCGACTTCTTCGTCGACGACTCCGCCCGGCAGTTCCCGTTCGAGTACCCGCTCGGCTCGGCCGAGGATCTCGCGGCCTACCTGCGCCGCGTCGACGAGCCCGGCACCCCCGTCGGCTCCGGTGCTGGTCCGCGGCTGCGGCACTGGCTCGAGGAGTTCGACGCCCCGTCCGCCAAGGGCACGGCGATCGTCGACTTCCTCGTCGAACTCAACCGCCGGGTGGCCGGCGACATCGCGTATTCGCTTCGTATGGAGCCCGGTGTGCAGTCTCCCGACACGACGCTGGAGACCGGCGTCGGATCGTGCCGGGACAGCGCGTGGTTGCTGGTGGCAATGCTGCGCGAGCTTGGCTTGGCGGCCCGTTTCGTCTCCGGTTACCTGGTTCAACTGGTGCCCGATGACGCCTCGGCGAACCTCACCGAGGACTTCACCGACCTGCACGCCTGGGCCGAGGTCTACGTACCCGGCGCCGGCTGGATCGGGCTGGACGCCACCTCCGGACTGCTGGCCGGGGAGGGGCACATTCCGCTGGTGGGCAGTCCCCGCCCGGAGCACGCCGCTCCGATCAGCGGCAGCACCGGCCCGGCGGTCAGCACGCTGGAGTTCGCGAACAGCGTGCGACGCATCCACGAGGACCCACGGGTCAGCAAGCCGTACTCCGCCATCCAACTCGAACGGATCGATGCGCTGGGCGAGGCGGTGGACGCGCGCCTGGCCGCGGGCGATGTACGCCTGACCATGGGCGGCGAGCCGACCTTCGTCGCGGCCGACGACATGGACTCCGCGCAGTGGCGGATCGCCGCCGACGGTGCGGAGAAGCGGGACTACGCACTCGCGCTGGCCCGGCGCCTGATGGAGCACTACGCACCGGCGGGCGTTGCCATCCACGGGCAGGGCAAGTGGTACCCGGGTGAGCCGTTGCCGCGGTGGCAGATCGGCATCTTCTGGCGGGCCGATGGCACCCCTTTGTGGTTGGACCCCGATCTGCTCGACCACCCGTGGGCCGACACAACGCTCCAACCGGGTTCGAAGGCCGCTGCCGAGGCCGTTGCGGCGGTCACCGGGGCCATTGCGGCCGGGCTCGGCGTGCCCGCCGAGTATCTTCGGCCGCTGTTCGAGGACCCGTTGGACCTGCTGGCCACCGAGGCCCGGCTGCCGGCCGGTCCCCCGCCGCCCGCCCCCGGTACGGCGGCCTGGCCCGCGGACGCCGCTCGCCGAGCGGAGATCGTCGCGGCGCTGGACGCCGAGAACGGCCGGCCGGCGGCGTGGGCCATTCCGCTGAGTCGTTCCGAGGAAGGCACCGCCTGGACCACCACCGTCTGGCGTTGCCGCCGCGGCGAGGTGTTCCTGCTTCCCGGCACGTCCCCGGCCGGGCTGCGGCTACCGCTGGACGCTTTGGCCTGGACCCCGCCGCCGATCGACCCGGACCGTTCCCGCTTTGCCCCCGTGGCCCCGCTCCGGCCGAGCGTGGCGGCCGTTCCCGCCGTGCACATCGTGCGGACCGCCGCGGCCCGGGTCCTGCCGGTCGAGGGCGCGCCCACCACGGCGCTATGCGTGCAGGAGCGCGACGGGCACGTGTTCGTGTTCCTGCCGCCGCTACCCGATGCCGCAGACACCGTCGCGCTGCTCGGCGTCGTGGAGCGGGCCGCCGCCGGCACCGGAGTGCGGGTCGTGCTGGAGGGCTACCCGCCGGCCGGCGACGTCCGCGTGCGCACGCTCACCGTCACCCCCGACCCCGGCGTGATCGAGGTCAATGTCCATCCGGCGACCGATTGGTCGGAGTTGACGGAGATCACCCGGACGCTGTCCGAGGCGGCGCACGGCGTCGGGCTGGCCGCCGAGACGTTCGCCATGGACGGCGCACACACCGGCACCGGCGGGGGTGGGCATCTGACCCTGGGTGGTCCGACGCCGGCCGATTCGCCGCTGCTGCGCCGGCCGGACCTGCTGGTCAGCATGCTGACCTACTGGCAGCACCACCCCGGCCTGACCTACCTGTTCTCCGGGCGGTTCATCGGCCCGACCAGTCAGGCGCCGCGCGTCGACGAGGGCCGGCACGAGACGCTCTACGAACTCCAGATCGCCTTCGCCGAGCTCGCCCGGTTGGCCGAAGCGCCCGAGGGTCCCCGGCCCTGGCAGGTGGACCGGGCCCTACGCCACTTGCTGACCGACATCACCGGCAACACCCACCGCAGCGAGTTCTGCATCGACAAGCTGTTCAGCCCGGACACCGAACGCGGACGGCTGGGCCTGCTGGAACTGCGTGGCTTCGAGATGGCACCGCATCCGGAGATGGCGCTGGTGCAGGCGCTGCTGGTGCGCGCGTTGGTGGTGCGGTTCTGGGAGCGCCCGTACACCGGTCCACTGGTGCGCTGGGGCACCCGGTTGCACGACACGTTTCTGCTGCCCGAGTACGCGCTGGCGGACGTGGGCGACGTGATGGCCGACCTGGCCGCGCACGACCTGCCGTTCTCCCCGGCCTGGCTGGACCCCTTCGCGGAGTTCCGATTCCCGCGGCTGGGCTCGGTCGACGTCGGCCCGGTGCATCTGGAGCTGCGCGCCGGCATCGAGCCGTGGCACGTACTCGGCGAGGAGGTGGCCGGCGGCGGCACCGCGCGCTACGTGGACTCCTCGACCGAACGCCTGCAGGTGAAGGTGAGCGGTGCCGTGCCCGGCCGCCATGCGGTGACCTGCAACGGGGTGCCGCTGCCGCTGTCCCCGACCCGCAGCGCGGACTCGCTGGTCGCGGGCGTGCGCTACCGGGCCTGGGCTCCGCCCTCCGCGTTGCACCCCACCATCAAGGTGCACTCCCCGTTGGTGTTCGACGTGGTGGACATCTGGAACCACCGTTCGCTGGGCGGCTGCACGTACCACGTCACGCACCCGGGCGGCCGCGCGTGGACCACGTTCCCGGTGAACGCGGCCGAGGCGGAATCCCGGCGCGGCGCGCGATTCACCGTCGGCGGGCACACGCCGGGGCCGGTGGACCCAGCGGCATGGCAGTCTTCGTCCATGCACCCGTCCCCGGCCACCTCCCTGGTCGCCTCGACCGCGGCCGATGCCGGCGAGTACCCGCGCACGCTCGACCTGCGCCGCTTCCCCGCGCCACGGTGACCGACACGCTGCCCGGATCCGGGCCGGGCGCTCGCGAGTCCGCGCGCGGGATGGTGCACGCCTACGCCGCCCGGCGGGCCGCGCAGCGTTCCTGTTGGGACGAGATGGTCGGCTTCCACGGCCGGGTCCGCGGCGGCTGGCGCGAGCTGTCCGCCGTCGCCGAGCAACTCGGTCCGCAGGGGCTGGCCGCGGCCGCGGCGGAGGTCGAGCGACTGCTCGACGAGGACGGCGTCACCTACCGTCCGCTCGGCGCCGAGGAGGAGCAGCGCTGGGGCCTGGACCCGCTGCCGGTGTTCCTCGACGAGGTCGAGTGGGCGGTGCTGGAACCCGGCCTCACCCAACGCGCGCAACTGCTGGACCTGCTACTGGCCGACCTCTATGGACCACGGGAGTCGATCCGGTCCGGGATACTGCCCACCGAGGTGGTGCACGCGCACCCCGGCTTCCTGCGCGCCTGGGACGGGGTGATCGGGGCCAAGCGGCAACTGTTCCTGGCCGCGGCAGACCTCGGCCGGGCCCGCGACGGCACCTGGTGTGTGGTCGCTGACCGGGTGCAGGCCCCCTCGGGTGCGGGTTACGCGATGGCCAACCGGCGGGTGGTCTCCCGGGTGCTGCCGACCCTGCACCGCGAGGCGGAGATTCACCGCCTCGGGCCGTTCTTCCACGCGATGCGGATCGGGTTGGAGCAGGTGGCCCCGCCCACCGCGGAGGCGCCCCGCGCCGTGCTGCTCACTCCGGGCACGCACAGCGAGACCGCCTTCGAACAGGCCTACTTGTCCACGCTGTTGGGTTATCCGCTGGTCCGCGGATCGGACCTGATGGTCGCCGAGGGCCGGGTGTGGCGGCGCACGTTGGGCCGCCGGGAGCCGGTGGATGTGATCCTGCGCCGGGTGGACAGCTGGTTCTGCGACCCGCTGGATCTGCGCCCGGACTCCGAACTGGGCGTGCCCGGTCTGGTCGAGGCCGCGCGCTCGGGCAATGTCGCGGTGGTCAACGGGCTGGGCGCCGGGGTGGTGGAGAACCCGGCGCTGTTGCCGTTCCTGCCCCCGCTCTGCCAGCTGCTGCTGGACGAACCGCTGCGGCTCAAGTCGGTGCCGACCCGGTGGTGCGGCGACCCCGACGAGCTGACCCTGGTGCGCGAACGGCTGGCCGAGTTGGTGATCAAACCATTGGCCCGCGGCATCGCGCGCACCCACATCAACGGATGGGAGCTGTCCGAGGCGCAGCGCGACGACCTGCGCCGACGCATCGAGGCCGAGCCGCATCTGTGGGTGGGCCAGGAGGCGCTGGCCTGTTCCACCGCACCCAGCGTGGTGGCCGACGACCTGTTCCCGCAGCTGCTCACCCTGCGCACCTTCGCCGTGGCCTCCGGCGTCGGCTATCAGGTGATGACCGGTGGACTCGGCCAGGTGCGCACTCCGCACGGCGGACTGACGGCGCGTGAGACCCCGCCGACATCCAAGGACATCTGGATCCGCAACACGCGTGGCGCACCGACCGTTGCCCCCTGGGTCCGCGAGGCCACCCCGTCGCAGATCCTGCCGATGACCGACTCCCCACGGGTCATCGAGGACATGTTCTGGTTGGGCCGCTATGCCGAACGCGCCGAGGACACCGCGCGCGTGCTGCGTGCCGTGAACGACCGCTGGGCGGACTTCCACCACTCACCCGAGCAGCAGGGGGCGGCCGCGCTGGCCGTGCTGCTGCGCACGCTGAGCGCGGTGACCGGCACCGCGCCGGACATCACCGATGTGGTGTTCAACGAGGACCGGCCGGGCACGCTGGCCCACGCGGTGCGGCGGTTGACCGCGTTGTCCGGGGACGTACGCGAACAACTGTCCACCGACACCTGGCTGGTGCTCGGTGGTCTGGAACGCGAACTGCAGAACCGCCAGGACACCGACACGCCAACGACGTTGGCCAAAGTGCTGGAGGGCCTGCTGGCGTTGTCCGGGCTGATGGCCGAAAGCCTGGTGCGCGACGCCGGTTGGCGGTTCTGCGAGATCGGCCGACGCCTGGAGCGCGCCGCGCACGTCTGCGCGTTGCTGTCCGCAGGCCTGGGCGGCACACGCAGCGCGGACACCGACAGCCTGGTCGTGGAATCGGTGCTGATCGCGGCGGAGAGCATCATCACCTACCGGCGTCGCTACACCGCTCGCGCCGGCGTGGGCACCGTGCTTGATCTGTTGCTGGTGGATCGGGAGAACCCGCGGGCCATCGGTTACCAACTCGACCGGCTCGGCGAGTCGCTGGAGCGCATCCCGTCCGATGCCGAGCGGATGGCCGGGGTGCGCGAACTACTCGGCGATCTGCGTTCCCGGGTGCGCGCCGCGGACACCCTCGCCCTGGCCATCCCGCAGGCCGACGGCGACCGTCCCGCCCTGCGCGCGTTCCTCGATGAACTCGGCGCGGACCTGGCCACGCTGGCCGCGGACCTGCAGGACATCTTCTTCGTCCAGCGCGCCCCGCAGCGCCCGCTGGCGGGCACCGTCATTGCCGCGGAGTCCTGGTGAGCGCGCCGGCCCCGGTGCCGGCGCCGCCCGGTGCGCGGCGTTATCAGCTCACCCACCGCACCGAGTACCGCTACGACGAGGACGTGCAGACCAGTTACGGACGGGCTCATCTGGTGCCCCGTCACGGCGAGGGACAGCACCGCCTGGAGTACACGCTGGACACCGAGCCGGGTCCGGTCGAGTTGTCCGAACACGCCGACTTCTTCGGCAACCGCTCGGTCTACTTCGTGGTGCGCGAGCCGCATCGAGAGCTGACCGTCACCTGCCGCAGCCTGATCGACGTGCACCGTCCCGAGGTGGACCGCGACGCGTTGCGCGATGTCCGGGCCCGCGTTGTCCGCGATCGGTTGGCCGACCGCGCCGACCTGGACCCGGACCTGCTCGACGCTCGCCCGTTCCTGTTGCCCTCCCCGATGATCGGGCGTGCCCCTGAGGTAGCGGCGTTCGCCACCGACCTGATGCGGCCGGGCCGCAGCCTCGACGAGGTCCTCGTCGATCTGCTCGAGCGCATCGGGGAATTCGCCTACGTCACCGGGGTCACCACGGTGTCCACCCCGCTGGCCGAGGTGTTGGCCCGCCGTGCGGGCGTCTGCCAGGACTTCGCTCATCTCGGGGTGGCCGCGTTGCGTGCGGCCGGCCTGGCCGCCCGTTACGTCAGCGGGTATCTGGAAACTCGTCCCCCACCCGGCCGGGCGCGCTTGGTCGGAGCGGATGCGTCGCACGCCTGGGTGTCGGTCTTCGCGCCGGGCCTCGGTTGGGTCGACCTGGACCCGACCAACCATCAGTTCGTCGACGAGTCCTACGTGGTCGCCGCGATCGGCCGGGACTACGGCGACGTGCCCCCGCTGCGTGGCGTCATCTTCACCGAGAGCAAGCAGAGCACGATGCAGGTCTTCGTGGACATGGAGCCGGTGCCGGTGGCGCCGGCGGGAGTGGACTCCCCGCTCGCCGGGTAGCGTGCGTCAGTGCGTGCGTTCACCTGTCCCTCCTGCGGGGCCCTGCTGTTCTTCGAGAACAGCAGGTGCCTGGCCTGCGGCACGCAGGTGGGTTTTGAGCGGCGGACCGCGGACTTCGTCTGCGTGCCGCCCGGTTTGCGTTGCGCCAATGCCGAGATCGCCGCTTGCAACTGGACGGCGCCGGGCCCGGACCCGTTGTGCGACTGCTGTCAACTGACTCGCACCCGTCCCAA
This genomic window from Sporichthyaceae bacterium contains:
- a CDS encoding YciI family protein, coding for MQQQEAPVAVARHFVYRLIPRAVAGSVEVRDVMAEHLTYWAGLFDGGHVVVAGPVSTEEGVYGLAVVQAADEAEVLRLAAADPAIIAGVADFEVLAMPSAWARPDGDIREHRRRIAAARPRARRGRPANRR
- a CDS encoding transglutaminase family protein, which codes for MSAPAPVPAPPGARRYQLTHRTEYRYDEDVQTSYGRAHLVPRHGEGQHRLEYTLDTEPGPVELSEHADFFGNRSVYFVVREPHRELTVTCRSLIDVHRPEVDRDALRDVRARVVRDRLADRADLDPDLLDARPFLLPSPMIGRAPEVAAFATDLMRPGRSLDEVLVDLLERIGEFAYVTGVTTVSTPLAEVLARRAGVCQDFAHLGVAALRAAGLAARYVSGYLETRPPPGRARLVGADASHAWVSVFAPGLGWVDLDPTNHQFVDESYVVAAIGRDYGDVPPLRGVIFTESKQSTMQVFVDMEPVPVAPAGVDSPLAG
- a CDS encoding transglutaminase family protein, with product MAIRVAVEHRTVYRFDRPTDIGPHLVRLRPAPHCRTSITGYSLRVSPAEHFVNWQQDVYGNHAARLVFTQPATELSITVDLVADLSPINPFDFFVDDSARQFPFEYPLGSAEDLAAYLRRVDEPGTPVGSGAGPRLRHWLEEFDAPSAKGTAIVDFLVELNRRVAGDIAYSLRMEPGVQSPDTTLETGVGSCRDSAWLLVAMLRELGLAARFVSGYLVQLVPDDASANLTEDFTDLHAWAEVYVPGAGWIGLDATSGLLAGEGHIPLVGSPRPEHAAPISGSTGPAVSTLEFANSVRRIHEDPRVSKPYSAIQLERIDALGEAVDARLAAGDVRLTMGGEPTFVAADDMDSAQWRIAADGAEKRDYALALARRLMEHYAPAGVAIHGQGKWYPGEPLPRWQIGIFWRADGTPLWLDPDLLDHPWADTTLQPGSKAAAEAVAAVTGAIAAGLGVPAEYLRPLFEDPLDLLATEARLPAGPPPPAPGTAAWPADAARRAEIVAALDAENGRPAAWAIPLSRSEEGTAWTTTVWRCRRGEVFLLPGTSPAGLRLPLDALAWTPPPIDPDRSRFAPVAPLRPSVAAVPAVHIVRTAAARVLPVEGAPTTALCVQERDGHVFVFLPPLPDAADTVALLGVVERAAAGTGVRVVLEGYPPAGDVRVRTLTVTPDPGVIEVNVHPATDWSELTEITRTLSEAAHGVGLAAETFAMDGAHTGTGGGGHLTLGGPTPADSPLLRRPDLLVSMLTYWQHHPGLTYLFSGRFIGPTSQAPRVDEGRHETLYELQIAFAELARLAEAPEGPRPWQVDRALRHLLTDITGNTHRSEFCIDKLFSPDTERGRLGLLELRGFEMAPHPEMALVQALLVRALVVRFWERPYTGPLVRWGTRLHDTFLLPEYALADVGDVMADLAAHDLPFSPAWLDPFAEFRFPRLGSVDVGPVHLELRAGIEPWHVLGEEVAGGGTARYVDSSTERLQVKVSGAVPGRHAVTCNGVPLPLSPTRSADSLVAGVRYRAWAPPSALHPTIKVHSPLVFDVVDIWNHRSLGGCTYHVTHPGGRAWTTFPVNAAEAESRRGARFTVGGHTPGPVDPAAWQSSSMHPSPATSLVASTAADAGEYPRTLDLRRFPAPR
- a CDS encoding circularly permuted type 2 ATP-grasp protein, with product MTDTLPGSGPGARESARGMVHAYAARRAAQRSCWDEMVGFHGRVRGGWRELSAVAEQLGPQGLAAAAAEVERLLDEDGVTYRPLGAEEEQRWGLDPLPVFLDEVEWAVLEPGLTQRAQLLDLLLADLYGPRESIRSGILPTEVVHAHPGFLRAWDGVIGAKRQLFLAAADLGRARDGTWCVVADRVQAPSGAGYAMANRRVVSRVLPTLHREAEIHRLGPFFHAMRIGLEQVAPPTAEAPRAVLLTPGTHSETAFEQAYLSTLLGYPLVRGSDLMVAEGRVWRRTLGRREPVDVILRRVDSWFCDPLDLRPDSELGVPGLVEAARSGNVAVVNGLGAGVVENPALLPFLPPLCQLLLDEPLRLKSVPTRWCGDPDELTLVRERLAELVIKPLARGIARTHINGWELSEAQRDDLRRRIEAEPHLWVGQEALACSTAPSVVADDLFPQLLTLRTFAVASGVGYQVMTGGLGQVRTPHGGLTARETPPTSKDIWIRNTRGAPTVAPWVREATPSQILPMTDSPRVIEDMFWLGRYAERAEDTARVLRAVNDRWADFHHSPEQQGAAALAVLLRTLSAVTGTAPDITDVVFNEDRPGTLAHAVRRLTALSGDVREQLSTDTWLVLGGLERELQNRQDTDTPTTLAKVLEGLLALSGLMAESLVRDAGWRFCEIGRRLERAAHVCALLSAGLGGTRSADTDSLVVESVLIAAESIITYRRRYTARAGVGTVLDLLLVDRENPRAIGYQLDRLGESLERIPSDAERMAGVRELLGDLRSRVRAADTLALAIPQADGDRPALRAFLDELGADLATLAADLQDIFFVQRAPQRPLAGTVIAAESW